The following are from one region of the Rosistilla carotiformis genome:
- a CDS encoding PQQ-binding-like beta-propeller repeat protein, whose product MKLFLQGPRLVLLAVGFSCSLLSASDVVWPGFLGPKRDGWVSHFQPPAAWPKSLSKVWQIEVGTGYGSPLVDNNRVYQHARQGMDEVLRCVDLATGKEVWKQTHAVPFKASSGGERHGNGPKSTPILADGRIFTMSSLGDISAWDAETGELLWRSDYGKRFSQNHPNWGASTSPVIDGDHVVAHFGNDDEGALIALDAKTGEEVWSQGNDGAAYSSPLVVEIHGVRQIVDWNHRALVGVDSRSGEALWEFPLPQFTSNQNMPTPTFHNGRILLGGENRGIYGLEPELHEGKWAVKERWFQKDVALDMSTAVINGDLLFGFSHYKAGQLFCLDTETGEVLWRGPGRTGANVAFLSIPDHVIALFDGGRLQVIKATGKGLEEVASYRVADSETWAPPVLLGTGLLIKDQQSLTRWSFE is encoded by the coding sequence ATGAAACTGTTCCTCCAAGGTCCACGCCTTGTTCTGCTTGCTGTGGGATTCAGCTGTTCGTTACTGTCGGCTAGCGATGTCGTCTGGCCAGGTTTTCTCGGTCCAAAACGGGATGGCTGGGTGAGTCATTTTCAGCCGCCCGCTGCGTGGCCGAAGTCGCTGAGCAAGGTCTGGCAAATCGAAGTCGGGACGGGATACGGGTCTCCATTGGTCGACAACAATCGTGTCTACCAGCACGCGCGGCAGGGGATGGACGAAGTGTTGCGGTGTGTTGACCTAGCTACGGGGAAGGAGGTCTGGAAGCAGACGCACGCGGTTCCCTTTAAGGCCTCCTCGGGCGGTGAGAGGCATGGGAACGGCCCGAAGTCGACACCGATTCTTGCGGACGGCCGAATCTTCACGATGAGCAGCCTTGGTGATATTTCGGCTTGGGATGCGGAGACGGGGGAGCTTCTATGGCGCAGTGACTACGGAAAACGTTTCTCGCAAAATCACCCAAACTGGGGCGCCTCGACTTCGCCGGTTATCGATGGGGATCACGTGGTCGCCCACTTCGGGAATGACGATGAAGGGGCATTGATTGCGTTAGACGCCAAGACGGGTGAGGAAGTCTGGAGTCAGGGGAACGATGGAGCTGCCTATTCATCACCTCTGGTTGTCGAAATTCACGGTGTTCGCCAGATCGTCGACTGGAACCATCGCGCCCTTGTAGGTGTGGACAGTCGCTCGGGAGAGGCGTTGTGGGAGTTTCCGCTTCCGCAATTCACCAGTAATCAAAACATGCCGACGCCCACGTTTCACAACGGGCGAATCCTCTTAGGTGGTGAAAATCGCGGCATCTATGGACTTGAGCCGGAGTTGCATGAGGGCAAATGGGCGGTGAAGGAACGCTGGTTCCAAAAAGATGTTGCTTTGGACATGAGCACCGCCGTGATCAATGGAGACCTATTGTTTGGATTCTCGCACTATAAGGCTGGGCAACTGTTCTGTTTGGATACGGAGACCGGCGAAGTTTTGTGGCGGGGGCCGGGGCGAACGGGAGCCAACGTGGCATTTCTTTCGATTCCGGATCACGTTATCGCGTTGTTTGACGGTGGGCGATTGCAGGTGATCAAGGCGACCGGCAAGGGGCTTGAAGAAGTCGCCAGCTATCGGGTCGCTGATAGCGAGACTTGGGCACCACCTGTGCTGTTGGGCACCGGTCTCCTGATCAAGGACCAGCAGAGCCTGACGCGATGGTCGTTTGAGTAG
- a CDS encoding alkaline phosphatase D family protein translates to MMSRIWNPCFIGLLILAPLVVSAEQPADKASTDTAIRRVLFGSCIKQDDPTPIFPVMLRTQPELLLFLGDNIYADTSDMDVMRAKYAKLASNDGFKALTSECQVMATWDDHDYGVNDGGATYPQRVAAQQAFLDFWGEPADSPKRQRPGIYEAKRFGPPGKRLQVIMLDTRYFRSPLKTGPRQLGGPYVPDNDPEKTILGEAQWKWLEEQLRMPADLRVIASGMQVVAESAGQETWANMPHEQTRLFDLVQSTAASGVIFVSGDRHWAEMSIANDGVAYPLLDATSSSFNQKHPRGTPTRNRFRAIKQTYHEENFGVINIDWDAADPTVTIEVRDLAGKAQLEKTLRLSELQPK, encoded by the coding sequence ATGATGTCGCGTATTTGGAATCCATGTTTCATTGGTTTGCTGATCCTTGCCCCGCTGGTTGTTTCAGCCGAGCAACCCGCTGATAAGGCGTCGACCGATACGGCAATTCGCCGTGTCTTGTTTGGATCTTGTATCAAGCAGGATGATCCGACGCCGATCTTCCCCGTCATGTTGCGAACCCAGCCCGAACTGTTGCTGTTCCTGGGTGACAACATTTACGCCGACACATCGGACATGGATGTGATGCGAGCGAAGTACGCCAAGCTGGCAAGCAACGATGGGTTCAAGGCTTTGACGTCGGAATGCCAAGTGATGGCAACATGGGACGATCACGATTACGGGGTAAACGATGGCGGTGCGACCTACCCACAGCGCGTTGCCGCCCAACAAGCGTTTCTCGATTTCTGGGGCGAACCGGCCGATTCACCGAAACGCCAGCGACCCGGCATTTACGAAGCGAAACGATTTGGGCCGCCGGGAAAACGATTGCAGGTGATCATGCTGGACACGCGGTACTTTCGCTCGCCGCTGAAGACAGGGCCTCGCCAACTGGGCGGCCCCTATGTTCCGGACAACGATCCGGAGAAGACGATCTTGGGCGAAGCGCAGTGGAAGTGGCTGGAAGAACAGCTTCGCATGCCAGCGGACTTGCGCGTGATTGCGTCGGGGATGCAAGTGGTTGCCGAATCCGCTGGCCAAGAAACCTGGGCCAATATGCCGCACGAACAAACGCGTCTGTTTGATCTCGTGCAAAGCACTGCCGCCAGCGGTGTGATCTTTGTCAGTGGCGACCGACACTGGGCCGAGATGTCGATCGCAAACGACGGCGTCGCGTACCCGCTGTTGGACGCAACTTCCAGCAGCTTCAACCAGAAGCACCCACGCGGAACGCCAACTCGCAACCGCTTTCGGGCGATCAAGCAAACCTATCACGAAGAAAACTTTGGTGTCATCAACATCGACTGGGACGCAGCCGATCCAACCGTGACGATCGAGGTCCGCGATCTCGCCGGGAAAGCCCAGCTAGAAAAAACACTCCGGCTGAGCGAACTGCAACCGAAATGA